From the Ilumatobacteraceae bacterium genome, the window GGCGACGCTCGAGGGTTCCTGTGCAACGAGGTCAACACGATGCCGGGGTTCACCCCGATCTCGATGTTCCCGAAGATGCTGATCGCGAGCGGCATGACGTATCCCGAGATCATCGACCGCCTGGTCGAACTCGCGATCGAACGCCACCAGCGGCGCCGTCGGAACACCAAGCACTGACCGCAGCCCGCCGACCTACGATCGGCGGATGAGCGAACGACGACACATCAGCCACGGCAGCCCGCTCGAGGAACAGATCGGGTACTCACGAGCCGTGGTCGACGGTCGCTGGGTGTTCGTGGCCGGCACCACCGGGTTCGACTACTCGACGATGACGATCTCCGACGACATCGTGGAGCAGGCCGACCAGACGCTCGCCAACATCGCCGACGCACTCGAACGCGCCGGTTCGTCACCCGACGACGTCGTCCGCGTCACCTACATCCTGCCCGACGCCGACGACTTCGAGCCGTGCTGGCCGGCACTCCGCCGCTTCTTCCTCCGAGCGAAGCCGGCCGCGACGATGACCGTCGCCGGCCTCGCCGACCCGCGCATCAAGATCGAGATCGAGGTCACGGCGCTGAAGCCCGGCACGGTCTGACCGGCCCCGTCCGCCGCCGCGGCCCGGTCGCAGACGAAATCGCCGAACGTGACTCGTCGAACGATCTAGGTTGCCCGCATGTCGCATCTCCGAACCAGATGGTCCGCGATCGGAGCCGCTGTCGCGGTGACGCTGGGAGCCGGAGGGATCGGTCTCGTCTCCGCGACGACACCGGCCGACGCCGTCGCTTTCGTGCCGATCACGCCGTGTCGCGTTGCCGACACGCGTCCCGAGTTCAACACCGGTCCGCGCGACACACCGCTCGGACCCGA encodes:
- a CDS encoding RidA family protein, with the protein product MSERRHISHGSPLEEQIGYSRAVVDGRWVFVAGTTGFDYSTMTISDDIVEQADQTLANIADALERAGSSPDDVVRVTYILPDADDFEPCWPALRRFFLRAKPAATMTVAGLADPRIKIEIEVTALKPGTV